The DNA region GTAACTAAATCATTTTGAAACTTAAGCGTTCCCAAGCAGAGAGTGGAATGACACAATCTGGTTGTACTTGAATCTGTTTGAATGATGTGTGACATTCTGGTgatgagggaggaggaggaggagaagggtgcTCTACAAAACACCATAAAATCAGGGGACTGGTACATCCTATCTCTGCGGGAATCAAGTGTGCCAGGGTAATTCATGAAGAGCAATGCCAACTGCTGCTTTGTCTACGAAGACTTGttgaattttaattctttgtgcAAGTTTAGACTGACAAAACAATGAATACTCTGTATGTTCCTTGGGAACCTTTCCTATGTGTTAATGGTAACTAAAAATGGACCTCTCAAGTAAGCCTTGCTCTCAGCAGGAAGGACTAGCAATAAAAATCTTAAAGAACATTGTGTCCCACTTTTTCTAATAGAAGtaaatacttctatttttttcttattcaatttttaatgctttatgaTGTATTGTGACTTCTCTTTCTATCTGTCACATGATTCTAACGATGCCAAGTCATACTGCCATCCGACTTCTCCCACTAGAGCccaggaaactttttttcttctagagaagCTGTGATCCAGCTGTGGTTCACAACACAAACAGTTATTTCTCAGCACTGCTGACATCTGGAGCATTGACCAGTTACTACATGAAGCTTTCTTTAGAGTATTTCTAATTTTGTCTGCTTGTAGTGACAATGTTATGAGATGCGGAAAGATGTTTTGTGGTGGTACAGTAACTTGGACCTTATGGGGAGTGCAGCCAGTGTAATACAAAGATCCATTTCCCATAGCTCTCGTTTTAAGTGTAAATTGAAACAAACTGCGGCGTCAGCCAACAGTTGAAAGCTTGTTATAGAGCAGATGTCattactttttgtctttttgaaatGACAGATACTTTGGATGAATACTTTGAGTATGAAGCTGAGGAGTTCCTGGTCTCCTTGGCCTTGTTAATCACTGAAGGTCGAACGCCTGAGTATTCGATCAAGGGCAGAACAGAGGGCTTTCATTGCCCGCCGGCACAATCAAGTCAGCCTCCAACAACTAAGCATGAATGCAGCGACAAACTGGCTCAGGTATGATGGTACCCATTTCATTTTAAGTGTCGTGGTGTGCATCCTTGCTACCATGATTAAAGTCAGCTGAGAACTCCATGGTAGATTCACAGTTAAGCATGAATAACAATTGCTTTCTGTCAGTCCTGTGTTTAAACGAGTATGTAATTCAGTATCATACTAATAATAGATCCGTCCTTAAAATGAGAAATCACTAAGCCTTTTATCCTTGAAAATGAAATTCCGCACGACTACCTGAATGCAGTACCTGTTTGAGTCTTTATTATGCAAATGGTGAGCGCTATACTTAGCATTcttggtctggttttttttttcttttttctttttcttttttttttgagaaaatgtagGCTGACTTGCCtaactttttgcttttccagGTATTCTTGAAAAGTTAGTGATCCAAAAAGCATAAGCACATCAAATCTAGCTAGTGTATTTGGGAGTAAGGTTGGAGCATCCCATCTCTCAAGTAAAAGTTCCTAAGTACTGTGTGAATTCAAGTTATTCATGCAGAAGTTAGCCTGCTCCAAGACACAGAATTTATAAAGATACTGCTTGAGTTTGTCTATCCAAGAGGATGACTTGTGGAGAGAGAAGTACAAGGTAGCAAAGTATAGTGGTTGGGGAAATGGATTTTTATGAGCTCTCTTAATTTTCTCCAGAAGTTGCTCAAATGGCAACCATAAAGGgtttgttaattatttttcatttaatagctCTGGAATCTTATCTCCGATTTGGTGAAACCTAGTTTACAGAATTTGACCCTTACCCTTTTCCAGTACTTTGGAACATGTTTTTAAAGTAGATTTAAATCTGGCTAGTATTTTTATGGCTTGCATATgttgacattttttctttccctcagtgtCGTCAAGCCAGGCGAACCAGATCTGAGGTTATGCTACTGTGGAAGAACAATATTCCAATCATGGTAGAAGTGATGCTACTTCCCGACTGTTGCTATAGTGATGAAGGGCCCACCACCGAGGGGAATGATTTAAATGATCCTGCAATCAAACAAGATGCATTGCTGTTAGAAAGGTGGATTTTGGAGCCAGTTCCTCGACAGTAAGTTGGATATTAGGATTAGCTGATAGTTGCAAGAATCTTGTCATATTAAAGTCCTTAAAGTAATCAGGTTTTGAACTGGCCCTTTGCCATGAGGACTGATCTAAGAAAACCACTATTTACCAGTGAAATCTAAGCATCTTTTAATCTTCCTGTACTCATACTTTCTGCAGTGCACATTGTGCAATGCAGAGTATGAAATGCTCCTAGctgaaaatggtaatttttatACATTATTTGTTATGTTAAATTGTATAACTTATTATGTGGATAAAAACAAATCAGGCTCTGTAATCTTCAAAATGTTTGAGGAGTTTCATTGTTTTGCTTGattcagctgtgttttattttcagaatgaagaTCTGAAAACATCCTAGTTCTACTCCTAATAGTTCTCTGTGTATATTCTTACCAACATCCATGTGTTTCTCTTAATATGTTTTAGGAGCGGAGATCGATTTATTGAAGAGAAGACCCTTTTATTGGCTGTTcgctcttttgttttcttctctcagctAAGTGCATGGCTGAGTGTTTCACATGGTGCTGTTCCCCGAAACATTCTGTACAGGTACGTCTGGGATGGAAAAAAACTTGTTTGCTGTTTGCAGGTTGTTGCAACTTGTCTTAAAACCATTCTTCcctcctgtttttctgtttgctttcagaagGTGCCACATTGTTGGCCCAGCACTTTGGTGGTTGTGTAGGATTCATATACTTCACAAAGTACGGCAGTTGCTGGTGTCTCTAATGCTTTTTCTTAGACATTTGTGTTATGAAATAGATAATTAAAGACTCTTAATTTAGATATTTCTGTAAATGCCTTTCTGTATTGTTTCAGGGTGAGCGCTGCAGATGTGGACTTGCAATGGACTTTCTCCCAGACACCAACTGAGCATGTCTTTCCTGTTCCTAATGTTTCTCACAATGTGGCCTTGAGAGTCAGCGTCCAGTCCTTGCCCAGACAATCGAACTACCCAGTTTTGACCTGTAGTATTCACACCAACCTTAGCTTTTATGAAAAGCGAATGCAAGAGCGTAAGTTACATCAGCACAGCGATTCTAGCGCGGCACAGCAATGCAGTACTTCCAGTCTGCAGCACTTCTGTGGGAAACAGACGTGGACAATGACACGTGAAGGCCTACTTAATGGAAAAAAGACACCTGAATTTACTACATCTATCAGAAATTTAAAACTTTATCCATCTACTGGTCTTGGATCTGACTTTGGGGCATCACAGTCTAAAGTTCAGTGCTATAATGCTACAGCAGACAGTAAGACACAATCTCATGAAATACCTGTCAGGACTTTTAAATCCTTTTCTCTTGTTGATTCCCATGTTTCGAATAGTCACTGCTCTCATCAGCCCACAGGAGAGACCAATCCTTTGATAGGCTCTTTACTTCAAGAGCGACAAGAAGTCATCGCAAGGATTGCTCAGCACTTGATTCACTGTGATCCAGCTACTTCAACAGTTGTTGCTGGACGTCCATTCAACATGCATGAAAACAGCTCGGCTACACCGAAAGCCTTTCGGAGTACTTACGAAGACGAAAACTTgccaaggaaaggcaaggaaaccTCCCCTGTTTCTATTGCCAAGTTAGACAATGCAATACAAGAAGATGGTGATGAAGGCAAAACTAGAGCAATACCAGAGATCACACTGCTCGATGCTCGTGTTCCAGTGAACCACTGTGGCCGTCAGTCAGCAGGAGAGAGTAATCCCCTGATCGATTCTCTGCTTCAGGAGCGGCAAGAGGTGATAGCAAGGATTGCCCAACACTTGATTCATTGTGATCCAGCTACTTCTCATGTTACTGGACGTCCATTCAAAGTGCATGAGACTAGCCCAGTTACTTCAAAAATTTTCCGAAGTACATATGAAGATGAAAATTTGCTGAAGAAAGGCAAGGAActgtgttctgtttcttttgctaaATCCGATTTTTCTTTGTTAGAAGACAGCAGTAAATCAAAGATGAAGACACCTGATACTCCTATCAGTCCTTCTAGGTTTGATGGGGAATTGAAGGCTTCTCTGAAACTCCAAGCAAGAAGAAAATTGGTTTTAGCAAAACCCAGTGAAGCTGTCCGGAATGCATTTCATCAGACTTCAAATAAAACTTCTCATATATTTACTAACATTCATACATCATCATcatgtattaaagaaaataaatctgaattgCCAGATAAATTGGAAACGATACATTCTGGTTATGCACAGAAAGACCAGATAACCAATAGAATTAAACAGTATTCAAATTTCAACAGCATTGATAAACAGATTTGCACAAATAAACTTAAAGAAAGAACAGTTGTTAGTGAGAACAACAACATGGATAGTTTTAACAATTTACAGATTGATAAATGCAGAATACTTGAAGGTACAAAAAAAGCCACTGTGATGCAGGTATCTGACTCTTTGCACAAAAATGAGGTCAAGTGTTTAGATAAAGACTcaaaaaacccaagtatttaTGAGCAAAATACTCAGCTTATTagtattgaaaattatttaaataaagaccATGACagtttcaaaaacaaaaacaaacaagataaaacaaaaacTGCACATGATGAGAATGAAGACCCAGTAGGCCTTGATTTCCAAAGCACTTCTCAGAAGAAACCTACGGAAGACGGCGTAGTTAAGTGTGAGCGGCTGAAGAACCCAGAGGTACAGGTAAATACATACAGGAAAAGACCAATTCCTATAGCTGCTCTTAGTCAGATAGCTTGTACCTTATATCTGCTAAGGACCAATGTGAAGAGGGATTTAAGTCTGACTTCGTAGGAAGCAGCGTGTTACTGTTGTCTTCTTGGTCTGAAGTAATGTTTGGCCAGTAGTGCCTCCTCCATACCTTCTTAATTGTAAGTTGAGAACATTACTCTGTTCACGGTGATAGCATTATGAACGACAGTTTCCATAGGCAGTTAGGCATCCTGTCTTTTTATAAGTATACCAGTGTCTGATTATGGTATGTGATCTATAGTAAGCAGTCTGTGTGATTGTAGATTGAGTCAAGGGGAATTTATACTGAATATTTCATAATATGCTAGTGTGATGCAGATCCACCTGGTTCAGAACTTTTCTCTGTTACAGCAAGCAAAGTATTATCATGATAGGCCATTGAAATATCCCGCTGATATCTTGCATAAATTTGTTTGCTGACAGAAAGCACCGTCTctaaaacacacaaatatatggCGGAAACATAATTTTCGATCCTTGGATGGAACTTCAACCAAGGCTTTTCATCCCAGAACTGGACTGCCTCTGCTTTCAAGTCCTGTAAGTTATTGTTGAAATTATAACTtatcttttaaatgagaaaggaagtattttgttcttttaatatcTGTGTATGGTAGAAAATTTGACAAATTACCTAGGTGAAGTAGGTGTGTTTACTTTCAGTGTCAGAGTGAATACTGTTGCAAGTGGAAATTTGAGAGTTAACACTCAAATGAAGTTGAACAataattctggaaaagaaaatattaaagaggTAGTTGTTGAGATCCTATCAAGATTAACAGAAGGTGACACTGGAAAATTCTAtggcaaaaaaatgctttggtgCTATTTTAGAgcacaaaagaaagcattttgaagatTAGTGTTTTAAGTATAAGCTAACATATTTTGTCATTTAAGACTTTTTGTGTGAGTTATTAATACCCGATTGCGTATTATTccaaagcttttgtttctgtgaaCAGTTTGTACTGTATATTCTTCAGCAATCAAATATGTCATTGAATGACTAAGAGATACAAAGGTGCTGTGATAAGTCAGACACATTGGGGAAGTGTTACAGTTCTTGGTAGGTTCTTgggagttttaaagaaaaaggcagtcCCAATTAAAACTTCTGAAGTAGTGATGTTCTGTAATCAACACATGATATGTTTTATTCTTCACTGCTTGTAAAGGCTGTCATATTTTCAGGGAACTTGGATGGAAATTGTTACAGCCTGTTTATTAGTAATGTTCTGTACTCTTCCAAAGAGATGTCAGCCTCTTGAATGAGTCTTTATTTAAGTACTTCCTGTTAATCAGAATTTACAGTCTTGTCATTAATAATTTTAGAATTTTCTTCACTAAGTTTAGAATGTATAGGAATTactctcttctgctctgtttttgtaATTTTGTAATGTCATGAAAATTCTTGGCAAACTTGTCCTTACTAGAGGTACAGTTTTCAAATTTAGCATCATCTTTCCCTCTTTGAGGTTcctcaaagaaaaacacagtCTGGGTGCTTTGATCTGGATTCATCACTGCTGCAGTTGAAATGTCTGTCTGCAAGAAGGTATGTTTTATTTACCATAAACTTTAGGGATTTTGGGGGAGACTTATATACATATCTGTATGCAACAACAAGGCATGttagcaaagacaaaaatgtgtgCCTTTCAAAAGAATCCTTATTTTGAAATAAGGCTTGGCAGCCAAGTTGCCCCAGGGGTCTCCAGGTTAGCACGGCTCTGACGTAACCATGGtaggagagctgctgctgggatgaACTCTGTCCCCTGTAGAGGTAGGTATGCTGTAAGATACACTtgaattttcaaacagaaaagatgGTAATTGTTGGCTCTTCTTCAAATCAGTGTTATTTTTGTGTTATGTTTTGTTCTCAGTGTTGAACGGGTTAAACATTTTGCCTTAACTTGTTCAGAGAACTTAACTTCTAAAAGGGACCAACCATGACCTTTTATACATTAATACACGTAACAAAAACAGCTTTTAGTATGGTAGTCTGATGTTGGGAACTTCATGATATGAGACAAAAATATCTGCAtacaagagaaaataatctgataCTTTGGTTCCTGCTAATGGAGTTAATGAACAACCTACATTTTTATTGTCTATCCCTTGTAACGTAAAACTTAcggaaggatttttttcagttaactaGAAAATTTTTTGCTAAAGTCTTAACAGGCAATGTTCAGCTGTTAGTTCTTTAGGACAGCATTTTGtaatacagtaaataaattattatttctagaGATGTTTATACccagaagacaaaagcaaatgtgtttatcctttatatttattctttttttttttaatagcccaCAACAATGTATAAACAGAGACAGTGATCCAGAGAGCCATGGGAAACCTTTTCTAAGTTCTAGTGCTCCACCAGTAACAAGTCTTAGCCTTCTGGGAAACTTTGAGGTATTGCATATTCTCTAGAATTCTTGTGGTATTTTTAGTATTCTTCTGCACTGCTTTTAGAAGTGCGTTACTGTGAATAATTCCAGCCTGATTACAATGTAAAAGTTCATAATTAAAttgaataaaatttgttttaatttccagcTGTAAAGGCACATATTTCACGCCCCAGCCATCATCTGTCTCAGATTCAGATACAATGAGTTGCTTATAACTTTTATTTCCCACTATAGTCAAGTTCAGAGGTGTTCTGTTGACTTAAATGAGATTTAACAACCTGTAATTGCTCATGTTTATAATGTATATACCTAGAAAAAGGGTTTTACATTTTCACTCTTAAAGTCTACTTAATATGTCACAAAAGCTGTGTTAAATCAGTGTAATGAACAGAACATATTTGAAATGTAGCCTCCAGTTTTTCACTTCATGTAGCATATCAAATAACAACTAATAGCTAGTGTGTTAACGGGTTGTATTGTACTCCATATTTGTGAAATATGGAGTGAATACATTGAGGAAAGCTAGAGATtctagattattattttttcaggtaATGTATATCAAGGAAAATCATGCATAGATCCTGCTGCAATAAAATTCTCTGTCGGCTTTTGCACCAGTTTCAGTAGGATAAAGACTGGATTTGGATGATGCTTTCTCTTAAACCACTATCATCTTACTGAATGTTGCACTGTTCATCATAATTTTTGCCTCAGTGTTGATTTTTGGCAGGTCACATTATGAAAGACCCAAGTTCTTATAtaaatttgtttccttgtttgcTGCTTAGTTTTGCTATATTTTATTTGCAGCGTTCCCAACCTAAGctgtatgtgttttgtttttcaggaatcTGTCCTGAATTTTCGCTTAGACCCGCTCGGTATCGTGGAGGGTTTCACAGCGGAAGTGGGAGCAAGTGGAGTCTTTTGTCCCACGCACATGACTCTGCCAGTTGAAGTGTCATTCTACAGCGTTTCAGATGATAATGCACCCTCTCCTTACATGGTAAGTGtgtggttggttttattttaaataaattctgatAGGTGAAGAACAAGAGCTCAGTGAGTAGAGGGTTCAGGAAGTGGGGATTTGCAGGGACCTGGattattttcagctgcttatGATGGAGTTCTcctgtcccttcttcctttccctaaCTGGtgcttttcctcctgttgctctgccccaccatccaACTGCTCTCATCTTGGGATATTGAACGTATTTGTCTCCCTCCACACTGGAGTGATCAACCCTCACCATCTCTTTTTATCCATCTAACTTAAAATAGGCAGTGAGGCCATAGCTGGACTTAATGGGATACATTTTGTTGTCCCAACAAGCAGCTGCCCTGGGCAACTAACCGCTCTGCCAGCAAGTGGCTTAGGTGCAGGCCAAGGTACAATTGCTGATGGAGACCTTAGACTCAGAAGTTATTCAgccctttcttttaaagcaaatattgtcTGAGCTGGCATGACAGGTGGCACTCTCACAAGCTGCATGGTTTGCTGATGTTCGCCCTGACATGGTATTGTGTTCTCGGTATCTGTGCTAATTCTGTTCCACATTTCTACAATGACAGCATGGTTTTTGGATGTCTAAAAGCGCTTCCttgtaaaaagcaaaagatgTCTTGTATGCTATCATTGAATCAGATGGCTAGATTTGTTCTGAACGCCTGTTAAGGAACTTCAGTGTTACCTGGGTGACAGATCTAATTTTTAGAGGTTTTCATATGTGTATGTCTGTCTAAAATATGGTAAATAGTCTGTTTAAACATATAAGTAAAGCATTGAA from Mycteria americana isolate JAX WOST 10 ecotype Jacksonville Zoo and Gardens chromosome 6, USCA_MyAme_1.0, whole genome shotgun sequence includes:
- the ATOSA gene encoding atos homolog protein A isoform X3 → MLLWKNNIPIMVEVMLLPDCCYSDEGPTTEGNDLNDPAIKQDALLLERWILEPVPRQSGDRFIEEKTLLLAVRSFVFFSQLSAWLSVSHGAVPRNILYRVSAADVDLQWTFSQTPTEHVFPVPNVSHNVALRVSVQSLPRQSNYPVLTCSIHTNLSFYEKRMQERKLHQHSDSSAAQQCSTSSLQHFCGKQTWTMTREGLLNGKKTPEFTTSIRNLKLYPSTGLGSDFGASQSKVQCYNATADSKTQSHEIPVRTFKSFSLVDSHVSNSHCSHQPTGETNPLIGSLLQERQEVIARIAQHLIHCDPATSTVVAGRPFNMHENSSATPKAFRSTYEDENLPRKGKETSPVSIAKLDNAIQEDGDEGKTRAIPEITLLDARVPVNHCGRQSAGESNPLIDSLLQERQEVIARIAQHLIHCDPATSHVTGRPFKVHETSPVTSKIFRSTYEDENLLKKGKELCSVSFAKSDFSLLEDSSKSKMKTPDTPISPSRFDGELKASLKLQARRKLVLAKPSEAVRNAFHQTSNKTSHIFTNIHTSSSCIKENKSELPDKLETIHSGYAQKDQITNRIKQYSNFNSIDKQICTNKLKERTVVSENNNMDSFNNLQIDKCRILEGTKKATVMQVSDSLHKNEVKCLDKDSKNPSIYEQNTQLISIENYLNKDHDSFKNKNKQDKTKTAHDENEDPVGLDFQSTSQKKPTEDGVVKCERLKNPEVQKAPSLKHTNIWRKHNFRSLDGTSTKAFHPRTGLPLLSSPVPQRKTQSGCFDLDSSLLQLKCLSARSPQQCINRDSDPESHGKPFLSSSAPPVTSLSLLGNFEESVLNFRLDPLGIVEGFTAEVGASGVFCPTHMTLPVEVSFYSVSDDNAPSPYMGVITLESLGKRGYRVPPSGTIQVTLFNPNKTVVKMFVVIYDLREMPANHQTFLRQRTFSVPVRREIKRTVNKENSQQTEERLLRYLIHLRFQSSKSGKIYLHRDVRLLFSRKSMEVDSGAAYELKSYTESPTNPQFSPRC
- the ATOSA gene encoding atos homolog protein A isoform X2; the encoded protein is MKPERDTLDEYFEYEAEEFLVSLALLITEGRTPEYSIKGRTEGFHCPPAQSSQPPTTKHECSDKLAQCRQARRTRSEVMLLWKNNIPIMVEVMLLPDCCYSDEGPTTEGNDLNDPAIKQDALLLERWILEPVPRQSGDRFIEEKTLLLAVRSFVFFSQLSAWLSVSHGAVPRNILYRVSAADVDLQWTFSQTPTEHVFPVPNVSHNVALRVSVQSLPRQSNYPVLTCSIHTNLSFYEKRMQERKLHQHSDSSAAQQCSTSSLQHFCGKQTWTMTREGLLNGKKTPEFTTSIRNLKLYPSTGLGSDFGASQSKVQCYNATADSKTQSHEIPVRTFKSFSLVDSHVSNSHCSHQPTGETNPLIGSLLQERQEVIARIAQHLIHCDPATSTVVAGRPFNMHENSSATPKAFRSTYEDENLPRKGKETSPVSIAKLDNAIQEDGDEGKTRAIPEITLLDARVPVNHCGRQSAGESNPLIDSLLQERQEVIARIAQHLIHCDPATSHVTGRPFKVHETSPVTSKIFRSTYEDENLLKKGKELCSVSFAKSDFSLLEDSSKSKMKTPDTPISPSRFDGELKASLKLQARRKLVLAKPSEAVRNAFHQTSNKTSHIFTNIHTSSSCIKENKSELPDKLETIHSGYAQKDQITNRIKQYSNFNSIDKQICTNKLKERTVVSENNNMDSFNNLQIDKCRILEGTKKATVMQVSDSLHKNEVKCLDKDSKNPSIYEQNTQLISIENYLNKDHDSFKNKNKQDKTKTAHDENEDPVGLDFQSTSQKKPTEDGVVKCERLKNPEVQKAPSLKHTNIWRKHNFRSLDGTSTKAFHPRTGLPLLSSPVPQRKTQSGCFDLDSSLLQLKCLSARSPQQCINRDSDPESHGKPFLSSSAPPVTSLSLLGNFEESVLNFRLDPLGIVEGFTAEVGASGVFCPTHMTLPVEVSFYSVSDDNAPSPYMGVITLESLGKRGYRVPPSGTIQVTLFNPNKTVVKMFVVIYDLREMPANHQTFLRQRTFSVPVRREIKRTVNKENSQQTEERLLRYLIHLRFQSSKSGKIYLHRDVRLLFSRKSMEVDSGAAYELKSYTESPTNPQFSPRC
- the ATOSA gene encoding atos homolog protein A isoform X1 gives rise to the protein MLDAVSHYGGSDCEASLDTLDEYFEYEAEEFLVSLALLITEGRTPEYSIKGRTEGFHCPPAQSSQPPTTKHECSDKLAQCRQARRTRSEVMLLWKNNIPIMVEVMLLPDCCYSDEGPTTEGNDLNDPAIKQDALLLERWILEPVPRQSGDRFIEEKTLLLAVRSFVFFSQLSAWLSVSHGAVPRNILYRVSAADVDLQWTFSQTPTEHVFPVPNVSHNVALRVSVQSLPRQSNYPVLTCSIHTNLSFYEKRMQERKLHQHSDSSAAQQCSTSSLQHFCGKQTWTMTREGLLNGKKTPEFTTSIRNLKLYPSTGLGSDFGASQSKVQCYNATADSKTQSHEIPVRTFKSFSLVDSHVSNSHCSHQPTGETNPLIGSLLQERQEVIARIAQHLIHCDPATSTVVAGRPFNMHENSSATPKAFRSTYEDENLPRKGKETSPVSIAKLDNAIQEDGDEGKTRAIPEITLLDARVPVNHCGRQSAGESNPLIDSLLQERQEVIARIAQHLIHCDPATSHVTGRPFKVHETSPVTSKIFRSTYEDENLLKKGKELCSVSFAKSDFSLLEDSSKSKMKTPDTPISPSRFDGELKASLKLQARRKLVLAKPSEAVRNAFHQTSNKTSHIFTNIHTSSSCIKENKSELPDKLETIHSGYAQKDQITNRIKQYSNFNSIDKQICTNKLKERTVVSENNNMDSFNNLQIDKCRILEGTKKATVMQVSDSLHKNEVKCLDKDSKNPSIYEQNTQLISIENYLNKDHDSFKNKNKQDKTKTAHDENEDPVGLDFQSTSQKKPTEDGVVKCERLKNPEVQKAPSLKHTNIWRKHNFRSLDGTSTKAFHPRTGLPLLSSPVPQRKTQSGCFDLDSSLLQLKCLSARSPQQCINRDSDPESHGKPFLSSSAPPVTSLSLLGNFEESVLNFRLDPLGIVEGFTAEVGASGVFCPTHMTLPVEVSFYSVSDDNAPSPYMGVITLESLGKRGYRVPPSGTIQVTLFNPNKTVVKMFVVIYDLREMPANHQTFLRQRTFSVPVRREIKRTVNKENSQQTEERLLRYLIHLRFQSSKSGKIYLHRDVRLLFSRKSMEVDSGAAYELKSYTESPTNPQFSPRC